In Gigantopelta aegis isolate Gae_Host chromosome 14, Gae_host_genome, whole genome shotgun sequence, the following proteins share a genomic window:
- the LOC121388014 gene encoding uncharacterized protein LOC121388014: protein MLDIIAILSKLSLKFQERDCTIADVQHSLQGAIDVLALYRPGPQLKQVLDCKEYKGYNRTGSGGPFNISATQARIVDSLTESLKQRFSDYDEGILSTTSVINLSSWPQTKTEANDFGNKSIEMLAKCFQPIMSSSSVSLDVTEPEWAYLKSLIYSRHKDKIETLSWSQINREFGSLCRNILSLVDLLLSLPATSVECERGFSAMRMVKDDWRND, encoded by the exons ATGTTGGACATCATAGCAATCCTCAGCAAGCTTTCACTGAAGTTTCAG GAAAGAGACTGCACCATTGCAGATGTGCAGCACAGCTTGCAGGGAGCAATAGATGTTTTGGCATTATACAG GCCAGGTCCACAACTCAAGCAAGTGTTGGACTGTAAGGAATATAAAGGATATAACCGTACTGGAAGTGGAGGCCCTTTCAATATTTCAGCAACACAAGCTAGAATAGTCGATTCCCTTACAGAGTCTTTGAAACAGAGATTCTCTGACTATGATGAAGGCATTCTATCCACAACATCAGTCATCAATCTGTCTTCATGGCCACAGACTAAAACTGAGGCAAACG ATTTTGGTAACAAGTCCATCGAGATGCTCGCCAAATGCTTCCAGCCCATTATGTCATCTTCTTCTGTTTCTCTCGATGTGACTGAACCTGAATGGGCATACCTCAAATCCCTCATATACTCCAG acACAAGGATAAGATTGAGACATTGTCGTGGAGCCAGATCAACAGGGAGTTTGGTTCCTTATGCAGAAATATCTTGAGCTTGGTGGATCTGTTGCTGTCCCTTCCAGCTACTTCAGTGGAATGTGAGCGTGGCTTTTCAGCGATGAGAATGGTAAAAGATGACTGGAGAAATGATTGA